A single genomic interval of Pseudobacteroides sp. harbors:
- a CDS encoding stalk domain-containing protein codes for MVIKKRKSIISLVTMVAFILCLNSFGTVFHAEDAPKQTVYLNYNELKAEPGPVEVSGITYFPMEALCNALGIKAVPVSTDTFKLTYSKLNREITIARGNKTIIINGVSHQVPFNVLGTYPATPKDVYMVPLRYIVEQFGGEVNVVPEQKRIYVNGYAPIQFKDKAFEAAVRALIKKPEGDIFKFDVQDVLVMDLSGKGINSVDELKYFENLTYLNLTDNNISDLSVLKNLKGITALFVKDNHPNLDVFAPIAEYYENIRQTDITIDLKFDSNLEKAIRENIKKPEGKLEPKDIRVITDLNASNKKILTIQGLNYLVNLKKLDLSTNSIVNIEPLKNLTNLESLTLSGNAIADISIISRLQGLTTLDLSGNKIKDITPLKELKKLNVLKLNNNLIGNVSSINGLLNLKELYIGNNELTDTWGIEKLYLNTLYIKDTIKDTTTGTTKSTTNIPKEKLKLLKDLFARLTKTDLTKEDIGISNPTVTSSVYGSPTATVNPKVTPAPTTGAFIRFYVGKSVYTVNGTEYKMDAGVAPTIRNGRTGIPVRYIADIIKAQTGWNEKERKVTISHGGKEIWLYVDIDYAMINGSMTKLDVAPFIINGRTMVPLRFVSENLGLETIWNPEKKEITLILK; via the coding sequence ATGGTAATTAAAAAAAGGAAGTCAATTATAAGCCTTGTAACAATGGTTGCATTTATATTGTGTTTAAACAGTTTTGGAACGGTATTCCATGCTGAGGATGCACCAAAGCAAACTGTATATCTAAATTACAATGAACTTAAAGCAGAGCCGGGACCCGTTGAGGTTAGCGGGATTACATATTTTCCGATGGAGGCACTATGTAACGCACTTGGTATCAAAGCTGTGCCTGTTTCAACCGATACATTTAAACTTACTTATTCCAAATTGAATAGGGAGATAACAATAGCAAGGGGTAACAAAACTATAATAATAAACGGGGTTTCTCACCAGGTTCCATTTAATGTGTTGGGGACTTATCCTGCGACACCAAAAGATGTATATATGGTACCGCTAAGGTATATAGTGGAACAGTTTGGTGGAGAAGTAAATGTTGTACCTGAGCAAAAAAGAATTTATGTAAATGGGTATGCCCCCATTCAATTTAAGGATAAAGCTTTTGAAGCTGCAGTTCGTGCATTGATTAAAAAGCCTGAAGGGGATATATTCAAATTTGATGTACAGGATGTTCTGGTAATGGATTTGTCTGGAAAAGGTATAAATAGTGTTGACGAACTCAAATATTTTGAGAATCTTACATACTTGAACCTGACAGACAACAATATCAGTGATTTATCCGTCCTTAAAAATTTAAAGGGTATAACTGCGTTATTTGTAAAGGATAATCACCCCAATTTGGACGTTTTTGCACCTATAGCTGAGTATTATGAGAATATCAGGCAGACTGACATCACTATTGATTTGAAGTTTGACAGCAATCTTGAAAAGGCCATCAGGGAGAATATAAAAAAACCTGAGGGAAAGTTGGAACCAAAGGATATAAGAGTAATTACAGACCTCAATGCAAGCAATAAAAAGATTCTTACAATCCAAGGTCTCAATTATTTGGTAAACCTTAAGAAACTTGATCTTTCAACTAACAGCATAGTAAACATAGAGCCGCTAAAGAACTTGACCAATCTTGAAAGTCTTACACTAAGTGGTAATGCTATAGCAGACATCAGCATAATTAGCAGGCTTCAGGGTTTAACTACTCTGGATTTGTCAGGGAATAAAATAAAGGACATTACTCCGCTGAAGGAGTTGAAAAAGCTTAATGTACTGAAATTAAACAATAATTTAATTGGAAACGTTTCTTCTATAAATGGTCTTCTCAATCTTAAGGAGTTGTATATAGGTAACAATGAGCTTACCGACACATGGGGTATTGAAAAGCTGTACTTAAACACATTGTATATTAAGGATACAATCAAAGATACAACTACAGGCACCACGAAAAGTACAACTAATATACCAAAGGAAAAGCTAAAGTTATTAAAAGATCTTTTTGCCAGACTAACCAAGACTGATTTAACAAAAGAGGATATTGGTATTAGCAATCCGACGGTAACGTCTTCTGTGTATGGATCGCCAACAGCAACTGTTAATCCGAAAGTTACACCAGCCCCTACTACAGGTGCATTTATACGATTCTATGTAGGTAAATCGGTTTATACTGTTAACGGCACAGAGTATAAGATGGATGCAGGCGTAGCACCTACAATAAGGAATGGAAGGACAGGAATACCTGTAAGATATATAGCAGATATCATAAAAGCACAGACCGGATGGAACGAAAAAGAAAGAAAAGTTACCATTTCACATGGAGGCAAAGAAATATGGCTTTATGTTGATATTGATTATGCAATGATTAACGGTTCTATGACAAAATTGGATGTCGCACCCTTTATAATTAATGGAAGAACGATGGTTCCATTAAGATTTGTAAGTGAAAATCTGGG